The DNA segment GCGCCAGCGACGCCGCGAGCGTGAGCCCGTACGAGAGGCCGTATATCGGGCCGAACGAGAGCGCGAACGTGAACGCGAGCCCGGCGGTGACGAGGAACGGGACCGGGTCCACCCGGTCTCCGTGTCGGTTGTGAACGAGTGCCTCGACGCCCATGGCGGACGTACGGGCCCCACGGACAAAGAGCTAAGTGCCGGTCTCCCACGAGGTTCCGTATGAGCGAGGAGCCGAGGGGGATCCGCGAGGGCGTCGAGGACTCGAAGGGGGACCCGCGGCTGATCCTCCTGATGAACGCGGTCCTGTCCGCGTGGTTCGGATGGACCGTCGTCTGGGGGCTCGACCGGCTCGGCATGGCCGCGCTGAACGCGCCGAACGTCGCGGCGCTCGCGCTGGTCATCTTCGGGGTGACGTACGTCGCGGTGTTGCGGTGAGTCGGTCGGGAGGCGACGAGGGGGACGCCGAGGCGGACGCGAACGCGCCGGCGGACGGGGGTCGCCACGTTTTAAGCCGACTGCGGTCCCTCTCCCGACAATGACGATCGAAGACCGCGACGACGCGTACCTCATCACGCACGCGCTGGCGAAGGACACCCTCTCGCGGCTCCGGGACGTCGAGACCGAGCAGGTCGCCTTCCGGAAGGGGCTCGTGAAGCTCGGCCGCATCTGCGGCTACGAGATCATCGACGGCGCGATGGAGACGGAGTACGTCCCGGTGGAGACCCCGCTGCAGGAGACCACCGGCGAGCGCGTGAAGGGGCTCGACGACGTGGTCATCATCAACGTCCTCCGGGCCGCGACCCCGTTCGTCGAGGGGCTCCTGAAGGCGTTCCCCCGGGCGAAACAGGGCGTCATCTCCGCCGGCCGCGACGAGGAGGCCGGGATGACCGACGGGGAGTTCCCGATCACCATCGACTACGTGAAGCTGCCCGAGATCGGCCCCGACGATACCGTCATCGTCGCCGACCCGATGCTCGCGACCGGCTCGACGATGTGCGCGGTGCTCGACCACGTCCTCGGGGACGCCGACGACTTCGAGGACCTGTTCGTCCTCTCGGCGGTCTCCGCGCCCGACGGGCTCGTCCGCGTGAGCGAGCAGGTGCCCGAGGCGAAGCTGCTGACCGTCGCGATCGACGACTACCTCGACGACGACGGGTTCATCGTCCCCGGGCTCGGCGACGCCGGCGACCGCGCGTTCCGGACGGTCTGAGCCGGACGCCGGCGACCTCGACGCTCGCACTCGGCCTCCGCGGGCCGACGTACTTTTAAGAGCCGTCCCCGCGACCGATCGGTATGAGCAACGCGCCGACGACCGAGCCGTGCGACGACTGCGGCGAGCCGACGACGGACGCGCTCGCGCGGACCGTCCGGCTGAGCGTCGACCGGGCGAACATCGACACCCAGCGGCTCTGTCCCGACTGCTTCGCCGACTGGATCCAGCGCTATCAGGACCGGCTCGGCTCCGGCCCCGACGCGTCCGACGAGAGCTCCGAGATCATCGTCGACTGAGCCCCGGGAGCGAGCCGCCGCGCGACCGCCCCGCGGTGAGGGCGAGAGGCCGCCGCCGAACCGGTTCGCCTCGGTGCGCGCGGACGGCAACGTCCGTCTGGACCGCCCGTCTTAAGCCGCGGCGGCACGGACGGCGACGTAATGGACCTCGCCATCGACGCCCCGGCCCCGGCGGCGCCCGACTGCGCCGCCGACGGGACGTGGCTCGCCTGCATCGAGTGCGACGAGACGTTCGGCCCCTTCGAGGACGTCCGGTACACCTGCGACGCGTGCGACGGGCTCCTGGAGGTTCGCTACGCCGATCCGCCGACGTTCGACGAGTTCGGGTCGGGCGCCTCCTCCGACGGCCCCGAGCGCGGCGTCTGGCGCTACCGCGAGGCGCTCCCCTTCGACCTGGGCGTCACGCTCCCCGAGGGCGACACCCCGCTCCACCGCGTCCCGCGGATCGAGGAGTCGGTCGGCGTCGACGCGCTCCGGATCAAACACGAGGGGATGAACCCGACCGGCTCGTTCAAGGACCGCGGGATGACCGTCGGCGTCCGCGTCGCGAAGGAGCTCGGCGTCGGCGCGCTCGCCTGCGCCTCCACCGGGAACACCTCGGCCGCGCTCGCCGCCTACGGCGGGCGCGGCGACATGCAGACGCTCGTGCTCCTCCCGGAGGGGAAGGTCGCCGCGGGGAAGGTCGCGCAGGCGAGCCTCCACGGCGCCCGCATCCTGGAGGTCGACGGCAACTTCGACTCCTGTCTCGACATCGTCCAAGAGCTGGCCGCCCGCGGCGAGGCGTACCTGCTCAACTCCCTGAACCCGTTCCGCTTGGAGGGCCAGAAGACGATCGGCTTCGAGATCTTAGAGGAGTTCTACGCCGACTACGGGACGTTCCCGGACCGGATCGTCCTCCCCGTCGGCAACGCGGGCAACACCTCGGCCCTCTACAAGGGGTTCCGCGAGCTCGTCCAGGCGGGCGCGCTCGACGTCGGCGAGGTGCCCAAACTCACCGGGGTGCAGGCCGAGGGCGCCGCGCCGATGGTCGAGGCGATCGAGGAGGGGAACGACGAGATCCGCCGGTGGGAGGAGGTCGAGACGCGCGCGACCGCCATCCGCATCGGCAACCCGGTCAACGCGCCGAAGGCGATCCCCGGCATCCGCAACACCGGCGGCACCGCCGTCGCCGTCAGCGACGCGGAGATCACCGCGGCGCAGCGCCACCTCGCCGCCGAGGGCGTCGGCGTCGAGCCCGCCTCCGCGGCGAGCCTCGCCGGCCTGAAGAAGCTCCGGCGCTCCGGCGTCGTCGACGACGACGAGCGCGTCGTCTGCCTGACGACGGGGCACCTCCTGAAGGACCCCGAAGCGGCCTACGAGGCCGGCGGCGACCCCGAGCCCGTCCCGAACGACGTGGACGCGGTGCTCGATCACCTGCACGGCTGAAGCGCCGTTTTCCCGGCGGAAACGCCCGGTCCGGTCGCCGAACGAGCCGTTCGCGGGCCCCGATCAGCCTAACTCGACCGTCTCGATGTAGTTGAGATAGGATTCGAGCCCCTGATTCACGGTGTAATGAACCGTCTGGGAGTCGGCGTCGTACCGGACGATTCCAACCTCTTGGAGCTTCGGGAGGTGGGTGTGGAGGAGCTCGGTCCGAA comes from the Halorubrum depositum genome and includes:
- the upp gene encoding uracil phosphoribosyltransferase yields the protein MTIEDRDDAYLITHALAKDTLSRLRDVETEQVAFRKGLVKLGRICGYEIIDGAMETEYVPVETPLQETTGERVKGLDDVVIINVLRAATPFVEGLLKAFPRAKQGVISAGRDEEAGMTDGEFPITIDYVKLPEIGPDDTVIVADPMLATGSTMCAVLDHVLGDADDFEDLFVLSAVSAPDGLVRVSEQVPEAKLLTVAIDDYLDDDGFIVPGLGDAGDRAFRTV
- a CDS encoding DUF7569 family protein, with protein sequence MSNAPTTEPCDDCGEPTTDALARTVRLSVDRANIDTQRLCPDCFADWIQRYQDRLGSGPDASDESSEIIVD
- the thrC gene encoding threonine synthase; its protein translation is MDLAIDAPAPAAPDCAADGTWLACIECDETFGPFEDVRYTCDACDGLLEVRYADPPTFDEFGSGASSDGPERGVWRYREALPFDLGVTLPEGDTPLHRVPRIEESVGVDALRIKHEGMNPTGSFKDRGMTVGVRVAKELGVGALACASTGNTSAALAAYGGRGDMQTLVLLPEGKVAAGKVAQASLHGARILEVDGNFDSCLDIVQELAARGEAYLLNSLNPFRLEGQKTIGFEILEEFYADYGTFPDRIVLPVGNAGNTSALYKGFRELVQAGALDVGEVPKLTGVQAEGAAPMVEAIEEGNDEIRRWEEVETRATAIRIGNPVNAPKAIPGIRNTGGTAVAVSDAEITAAQRHLAAEGVGVEPASAASLAGLKKLRRSGVVDDDERVVCLTTGHLLKDPEAAYEAGGDPEPVPNDVDAVLDHLHG